A genomic segment from Neobacillus sp. YX16 encodes:
- a CDS encoding proline iminopeptidase-family hydrolase produces the protein MQEEGYVEVTGGRVWYQKFNENSGGTPVIILHGGPGSSSYSLEGLQALQEDRPVILYDQLGCGRSDRPTDTSLWQLDRFVEELAQVREALNLDEVHILGHSWGTTLAAAYCLTKPSRVKSVIFSSPCLSAPRWEQDQIENLKKLPFEIQETIKHCEENGTTDSEEFKAAIQEFNKVFVCRVQEEPDPEWIKKGSGYRNPEIYNIMWGPSEFSVKGNLKSFDCTSRLHEISCPTLFTCGRYDEATPESTEYFSSLVPNGQFHVFENSAHLPYYEEKDEFLRVVGNFLNKIDFD, from the coding sequence ATGCAAGAAGAGGGATACGTAGAGGTAACTGGCGGAAGAGTTTGGTATCAAAAGTTTAATGAAAACTCAGGAGGGACTCCTGTCATCATATTGCATGGAGGTCCAGGGTCTTCAAGTTATTCATTAGAAGGTTTACAAGCACTCCAAGAAGATAGACCTGTTATTTTATACGATCAGTTAGGATGTGGAAGGTCAGATCGTCCAACTGACACGTCTCTTTGGCAGCTTGACCGCTTTGTAGAAGAATTAGCGCAAGTAAGAGAAGCATTAAATTTAGATGAAGTACATATTTTAGGTCATTCATGGGGTACAACCTTGGCAGCTGCTTATTGTTTAACAAAACCAAGTAGGGTGAAAAGTGTTATTTTTTCAAGTCCATGTCTAAGTGCACCACGTTGGGAGCAGGACCAGATTGAAAATCTTAAAAAGCTTCCTTTTGAAATCCAAGAAACAATTAAACATTGTGAGGAAAATGGAACCACCGATTCAGAGGAATTCAAAGCAGCCATTCAGGAGTTTAACAAAGTATTTGTTTGTCGAGTACAGGAAGAACCAGACCCTGAATGGATTAAAAAGGGATCAGGATATCGCAATCCTGAAATATATAATATCATGTGGGGTCCATCTGAATTCAGCGTAAAAGGTAATTTAAAGTCTTTTGATTGTACGTCCCGATTACATGAAATTAGTTGTCCGACACTCTTTACATGTGGACGATATGATGAAGCTACTCCTGAATCGACGGAGTACTTTAGCAGCCTAGTGCCTAATGGTCAATTTCATGTTTTCGAGAACAGTGCTCATTTGCCTTATTATGAAGAAAAAGATGAGTTTTTACGAGTTGTAGGAAATTTTTTAAATAAAATCGATTTTGATTAA
- a CDS encoding TerC family protein: MEFIQEIIANYGSFLSLDALGDVLTDPASWGIIGTLVILEGLLSADNALVLAVLVKHLPEKQRKKALFYGIIGAYLFRVFAIGIGVTLINIGWIKIVGGHYLLWLVLQFFMNKRDGEEEIQTKQVGFWSTVLTVELMDIAFSIDSVIAAFGVSNQVWVLFLGGILGILMMRGVAQLFLALIERIPEFETTAFILIGIIGLRMIVAAFGFQMHEVIFFSILIGIFLGTFLVHFLKGNPTTK, translated from the coding sequence ATGGAGTTCATACAAGAAATCATAGCGAATTATGGCTCATTTTTATCATTAGACGCCTTGGGAGATGTATTAACAGATCCTGCTAGTTGGGGAATCATTGGTACCTTGGTCATTCTAGAAGGGTTATTATCGGCTGATAATGCGTTAGTACTTGCTGTTTTGGTTAAGCATTTGCCCGAAAAACAACGGAAGAAGGCCCTTTTCTATGGAATTATTGGTGCTTATCTATTTCGGGTTTTTGCGATTGGAATAGGTGTTACGTTAATTAATATTGGGTGGATTAAAATCGTGGGCGGTCACTATCTCCTTTGGCTGGTCCTCCAATTCTTTATGAACAAAAGAGATGGAGAGGAAGAGATTCAAACCAAACAAGTGGGTTTTTGGAGCACCGTCTTAACCGTAGAGCTTATGGATATCGCATTTAGTATCGATAGTGTTATAGCTGCGTTTGGTGTATCGAATCAAGTTTGGGTCCTGTTTTTAGGCGGAATTCTAGGAATATTAATGATGCGTGGTGTAGCACAATTATTTTTAGCGCTGATTGAAAGAATACCTGAATTTGAAACCACCGCATTTATCTTAATCGGAATTATTGGATTGAGAATGATTGTAGCAGCCTTTGGCTTCCAAATGCACGAAGTTATTTTCTTTAGTATATTAATCGGAATCTTTTTAGGGACATTCCTTGTCCATTTTTTAAAAGGAAATCCGACAACAAAGTAG
- a CDS encoding glutaredoxin family protein, which yields MRKVVIYTQESCSPCTAEKLWLKDNGIEFEERNIRENPKYLDEIVELGASATPATVVEDENGSQVVLGFDQEKLSEILGI from the coding sequence ATGCGTAAAGTAGTGATTTACACCCAAGAAAGCTGCAGTCCTTGTACTGCTGAGAAATTATGGTTAAAGGATAATGGGATTGAATTTGAGGAAAGAAATATCAGAGAAAATCCTAAGTACCTTGATGAAATTGTTGAATTAGGTGCATCTGCGACACCTGCTACTGTTGTTGAGGATGAAAATGGTTCACAGGTTGTTTTGGGTTTTGACCAAGAGAAATTAAGTGAAATTCTAGGGATATAG
- a CDS encoding HPr family phosphocarrier protein, whose protein sequence is MVLKTIQLNRKSGLDSRAINQLVQVTSQFESDIYLTYNGHKVNCKSIMGVLSLAIPNNAEISLEASGSDDREALKQLIETFETLN, encoded by the coding sequence ATGGTCTTAAAAACAATACAACTAAATAGAAAATCCGGTTTAGACAGTCGAGCAATAAACCAATTGGTACAGGTAACGTCTCAATTCGAGTCGGATATTTACCTAACCTACAATGGCCATAAAGTTAATTGTAAATCGATAATGGGCGTTTTATCTTTAGCCATCCCCAACAATGCTGAGATTAGTTTAGAAGCTTCTGGCTCCGATGATCGAGAAGCATTGAAACAATTAATCGAGACATTTGAAACATTAAATTAA
- a CDS encoding divergent PAP2 family protein yields the protein MFLSCPILAAFLGMFIAQFVKIPIHYIASKELRWNLMFSTGGMPSSHTAMIISLTTVIGLMTGFKSTEFAICVVVSAIVMHDAMGVRRHAGYHAEILNTLLSDFNSLIETLKDPNLKKPESREKLKELLGHQPTEVFFGAITGIIVGVTTYYLYPF from the coding sequence ATGTTTTTATCCTGTCCTATTTTGGCTGCATTTTTAGGGATGTTCATTGCCCAATTCGTAAAAATTCCGATACACTATATAGCCTCAAAGGAATTAAGATGGAATTTAATGTTTAGTACTGGTGGAATGCCAAGTTCTCATACTGCCATGATTATTTCCTTAACGACTGTGATTGGACTGATGACAGGATTTAAATCAACTGAATTTGCTATTTGCGTAGTGGTTTCCGCGATCGTTATGCACGATGCAATGGGTGTTAGAAGGCATGCAGGATATCATGCAGAAATACTAAACACCCTCTTATCTGATTTTAACAGTCTGATTGAAACGCTAAAAGACCCCAATTTAAAGAAACCAGAGTCTAGAGAAAAACTAAAAGAATTATTAGGTCATCAACCCACAGAGGTCTTTTTTGGAGCTATAACAGGAATCATTGTAGGCGTAACTACATACTATTTATATCCTTTTTAA
- a CDS encoding MFS transporter has translation MLIWKRNLWVLWIGVFFTSASFSMVIPFLPIFLLQIGVHEHTEVWSGLLFSAAFFAGAIASPFWGRVADKYGRKPLLIRAGLALFVVYTLTAFVTNPYQLLGLRIMQGLLSGFIPGAIALIGTNTPSNKVGYALSMISSASASGGIVGPLLGGGIASLVGNRVAFGSAGMFALISTLLVIFWVTEENFTPSKEKGSILNDFKVAAANRSLMLVLALTAITSGSIMTIEPVLPLYIVDLGSSSEHASLLAGIVFSLPGIASVIFAPMWGRWADKVGFQKVLFIGLIGGGIGTIAQIIFSNIWGFSITRFIFGIFFCAVFPALNGLVVRSTPKDFRGRAFGLHQTSNQIGGMIGPIIGGILGGFFPVQTVFLVTGILLLAATGMAYWHANDLNRGIKTKVVPEQLP, from the coding sequence ATGCTAATTTGGAAGCGTAATTTATGGGTGCTATGGATTGGAGTATTTTTCACTTCTGCAAGTTTTTCCATGGTTATCCCGTTTTTACCTATTTTCCTGCTTCAAATTGGTGTTCATGAACACACAGAAGTTTGGTCCGGTCTGTTATTTAGTGCTGCTTTTTTCGCCGGAGCGATTGCTTCCCCGTTCTGGGGGAGAGTGGCCGATAAGTATGGAAGAAAGCCGTTGTTAATACGAGCGGGGTTAGCTCTATTTGTTGTCTATACGTTAACTGCTTTTGTTACAAATCCATATCAGCTGTTAGGGTTACGAATTATGCAGGGATTGCTAAGCGGCTTCATTCCAGGGGCTATTGCTTTAATAGGAACCAATACTCCAAGCAACAAAGTCGGATATGCACTATCTATGATATCCTCAGCTTCAGCGTCTGGTGGAATTGTTGGACCTTTATTAGGAGGGGGAATTGCTTCATTAGTCGGTAACCGAGTGGCGTTTGGCAGTGCAGGAATGTTTGCGCTCATTTCCACGCTGCTTGTAATCTTTTGGGTGACGGAAGAAAACTTTACTCCTAGTAAAGAAAAAGGCTCGATCTTGAATGATTTTAAAGTGGCTGCCGCAAATCGTTCATTGATGCTGGTACTCGCTTTAACTGCGATTACATCTGGTTCGATCATGACGATTGAACCGGTTCTACCATTATATATCGTAGACCTTGGCAGCTCTTCTGAGCATGCATCGTTACTTGCTGGAATTGTGTTCTCTCTACCTGGTATCGCTAGTGTCATTTTTGCTCCGATGTGGGGAAGATGGGCTGACAAAGTTGGTTTCCAAAAAGTTTTATTTATTGGATTAATTGGTGGAGGAATCGGAACCATTGCCCAAATTATCTTCAGCAATATTTGGGGATTTTCCATTACCCGATTTATTTTTGGTATCTTTTTCTGTGCCGTATTCCCAGCACTAAACGGTCTGGTGGTAAGGTCAACACCAAAAGATTTCCGTGGACGAGCATTTGGTTTACACCAAACCTCTAATCAGATAGGCGGTATGATTGGCCCGATAATCGGAGGAATCCTTGGTGGGTTTTTTCCTGTTCAAACGGTATTTTTAGTCACAGGTATCTTACTTCTCGCCGCAACAGGTATGGCTTATTGGCATGCAAATGACTTAAATCGCGGTATTAAGACAAAAGTCGTTCCAGAGCAATTACCTTAA
- a CDS encoding cell wall hydrolase has translation MKKTYFKKVAVACVATFAFIGIHNPTVEAITEYQVVNVDSLAEIGQAYAYGPIMYEMKQEINEFDDEKEFIPYKPELLEKQSQETKVDETAITEPQTSEPEVVAPPEPATAAVSISNEEKDLFARLVEAEAKGESYEGKVAVATVVLNRVDSPEFPNTISGVINEVVGDAYAFSPVQNGKINEPASDESIRAVEEALTRQDRLNDCIYFYNPEIATDTWITTREVVKTVGNHVFAK, from the coding sequence ATGAAAAAAACTTATTTTAAAAAAGTTGCAGTAGCTTGTGTAGCTACATTTGCATTTATTGGAATTCACAATCCTACAGTTGAAGCAATTACGGAATATCAAGTTGTAAATGTAGACAGCCTGGCTGAAATTGGACAAGCATATGCATATGGACCAATCATGTATGAAATGAAACAAGAAATTAATGAATTCGATGACGAAAAAGAATTCATTCCATATAAACCAGAACTTCTTGAAAAACAATCTCAAGAAACAAAGGTGGATGAAACAGCTATTACAGAACCACAAACCTCAGAACCTGAAGTGGTAGCTCCACCAGAACCAGCGACAGCAGCGGTTTCTATTTCAAATGAAGAGAAAGATCTATTTGCAAGACTAGTAGAGGCCGAAGCAAAAGGTGAATCGTATGAAGGAAAAGTAGCCGTTGCAACAGTTGTATTAAACCGAGTGGATTCACCTGAATTTCCAAATACAATATCAGGAGTCATTAATGAAGTAGTCGGTGACGCTTATGCTTTTTCACCCGTTCAAAATGGAAAAATTAATGAACCAGCATCAGATGAATCGATCCGGGCGGTTGAAGAAGCATTAACTCGACAAGATCGATTAAACGATTGTATTTATTTTTATAATCCAGAAATCGCAACTGATACTTGGATCACTACCCGTGAAGTAGTAAAGACAGTTGGAAACCATGTATTTGCAAAATAG
- a CDS encoding SRPBCC family protein has protein sequence MNHTEFVYVTYIATTPKKLWQALTSSEYTEKYFFGSSINSDWQEGAEVTYSRNGKVTDYGQIVKCEPYQELSYTWTYVGDGVEGKEPSRVTFKLISLNETVKLVLRHENLQPGDLVDKEDTFEGLNNGWPAILSNLKSLLETGETMPAISI, from the coding sequence ATGAATCATACCGAATTTGTTTATGTAACTTACATAGCCACTACACCGAAAAAACTTTGGCAGGCTTTAACAAGCAGCGAATACACAGAAAAATACTTTTTTGGAAGCAGCATTAATTCAGATTGGCAAGAGGGAGCAGAAGTTACCTATTCTCGGAACGGGAAAGTTACGGATTATGGACAAATCGTAAAATGCGAGCCGTACCAAGAGCTCTCCTATACCTGGACCTATGTGGGGGATGGTGTCGAGGGGAAGGAGCCGTCAAGGGTTACCTTTAAATTAATCTCTTTGAATGAAACCGTAAAATTGGTGCTAAGACATGAAAATCTTCAGCCTGGTGATTTAGTGGATAAAGAAGATACTTTTGAGGGTTTAAACAATGGCTGGCCTGCGATTTTAAGTAATTTGAAAAGCCTTCTAGAAACCGGAGAAACTATGCCTGCTATTTCAATTTAA
- a CDS encoding RMD1 family protein, which produces MRDLTFKAFAITNEIDLNKIAVHCGIPKKFTWEEPLILRGEILKSILFKNVDESQMVLVFSFGSIVFINHSTPNEITAFLNYLYSFEPDIDVKSADRYSDDYSLHIKETESIELTDEYVVVPEYESYYPELISTVLAKSVALEKTEEQLGQINDKLETMIDRLEKGKLRIGNKELARTTAKIIRHEYNTLAYIMILDKPDITWTSSTAGEFYDRMLEFFELNDRYKILKSKTEILYNIMDGFSTISHSIRGLFVEWIIVILILFEIVLSLLGIAGLLP; this is translated from the coding sequence ATGAGAGATTTAACCTTTAAAGCCTTTGCGATTACAAATGAAATAGATTTAAACAAAATCGCTGTTCATTGTGGGATACCAAAGAAATTCACCTGGGAGGAGCCATTAATACTAAGAGGTGAAATTTTAAAATCAATCCTCTTCAAAAATGTAGACGAATCTCAAATGGTACTTGTTTTTTCCTTTGGCAGCATTGTATTCATAAATCATTCTACACCAAATGAGATAACTGCTTTTTTGAACTATCTCTACTCCTTCGAGCCGGACATTGATGTCAAAAGTGCAGATAGATATAGCGATGATTACAGCTTGCACATTAAGGAAACGGAAAGCATTGAGTTAACAGACGAGTACGTGGTCGTTCCTGAATATGAAAGTTACTATCCTGAATTAATTTCTACTGTACTGGCAAAATCGGTAGCATTGGAAAAGACCGAGGAACAGCTGGGACAAATTAATGATAAACTCGAAACGATGATTGACCGTTTAGAAAAAGGCAAGCTGAGAATCGGAAATAAGGAACTAGCGAGGACGACAGCTAAAATAATCCGTCACGAGTATAATACCCTTGCTTACATCATGATTCTTGATAAGCCTGATATCACCTGGACAAGCAGTACAGCGGGTGAATTTTATGACAGAATGCTCGAGTTTTTTGAATTAAATGATCGTTATAAAATTTTGAAAAGTAAAACAGAAATACTTTATAACATTATGGATGGATTTTCGACCATCAGTCACTCGATTCGCGGACTATTCGTCGAATGGATTATTGTCATTCTTATCCTATTTGAAATTGTTCTTTCGCTACTAGGCATAGCCGGCTTACTTCCTTGA
- a CDS encoding DUF1801 domain-containing protein yields the protein MYELKTKETDNSVIEFIEEVDNPKKREDAYRLLDIFTETTGFEAKMWGPSIIGFGSYHYKYESGHEGDAPLAGFSPRKAKISLYFAPGEPKREELLKQFGKHTTGKACVYVNKLADIDVDVLKALINESVSFIQKMYPEI from the coding sequence ATGTACGAATTAAAAACAAAAGAAACGGACAATAGTGTTATTGAGTTTATCGAAGAAGTGGATAACCCTAAAAAGCGCGAGGACGCGTACAGATTATTGGATATTTTCACAGAGACCACCGGTTTTGAAGCGAAAATGTGGGGGCCAAGTATTATTGGTTTTGGTTCCTACCATTACAAATATGAATCTGGTCATGAAGGTGATGCACCTCTAGCTGGCTTTTCTCCTAGGAAAGCCAAAATCAGTTTATATTTTGCACCAGGTGAACCGAAGAGGGAAGAATTATTAAAACAGTTTGGAAAACACACTACAGGGAAAGCGTGTGTGTATGTTAATAAACTTGCAGATATTGATGTAGATGTTTTAAAAGCATTAATTAATGAATCCGTATCCTTTATTCAAAAAATGTATCCAGAAATATAA
- a CDS encoding N-acetyltransferase, giving the protein MLNIRNVTMKDLPELVIIEQICFPIEEAATEEAFKKRIQLIPDSFFVAEECGVIIGLVNGPVIETEYITDDLFDEIKLNPPSGGHQTVLGVAVTPHFQTRGVATALLVHLEKEAISKNRVSITLTCKEDLIRFYENLGYKNRGVSKSEHGGVTWYNMIKKLQ; this is encoded by the coding sequence ATGTTAAATATTCGAAATGTAACGATGAAAGATTTACCTGAACTTGTAATCATTGAACAAATTTGCTTTCCGATAGAAGAAGCAGCTACGGAAGAAGCTTTTAAAAAGCGTATTCAATTAATTCCAGATAGTTTTTTTGTGGCGGAAGAATGTGGTGTGATCATAGGGTTAGTTAATGGCCCAGTGATTGAAACGGAATATATTACAGATGATTTATTCGATGAGATTAAGCTAAATCCACCATCCGGCGGTCATCAAACCGTTTTAGGAGTAGCGGTGACACCCCATTTCCAAACTCGAGGAGTAGCAACAGCGTTACTAGTGCATCTTGAAAAAGAAGCAATATCAAAAAATCGTGTGAGTATAACACTTACATGTAAAGAAGATTTAATCCGATTCTATGAAAATTTAGGATATAAAAATAGAGGTGTTTCAAAATCCGAGCACGGCGGGGTAACTTGGTACAACATGATTAAAAAATTGCAATAA
- the sda gene encoding sporulation histidine kinase inhibitor Sda yields MFSSMNNNVLIDTYFNAVKLKLDEDFIILLEEEISRRGIQLDKVERMV; encoded by the coding sequence ATGTTTTCAAGCATGAACAACAATGTTTTAATAGACACATATTTTAATGCAGTAAAGCTAAAGCTAGATGAAGATTTTATTATTTTATTAGAAGAAGAAATAAGTCGTAGAGGAATACAATTAGATAAGGTAGAAAGAATGGTATAA